From Mustela erminea isolate mMusErm1 chromosome 1, mMusErm1.Pri, whole genome shotgun sequence, a single genomic window includes:
- the GNA15 gene encoding guanine nucleotide-binding protein subunit alpha-15 produces MARSLTWRCCPWCLTEDEKAAARIDQEINRILLEQKKRDRGELKLLLLGPGESGKSTFIKQMRIIHGAGYSEEDRKGFRPLVYQNIFVSMRAMIEAMDRLQIPFSRPESSHYASVVMSQDPYKVTTFEKHYAVAIQWLWRDAGIRACYERRREFHLLDSAVYYLSHLERITEEGYIPTAQDVLRSRMPTTGINEYCFSVQKTNLRIVDVGGQKSERKKWIHCFENVIALIYLASLSEYDQCLEENNQENRMKESLALFGTILELPWFKSTSVILFLNKTDILEEKIPTSHLATYFPSFQGPKQDAEAAKRFILDMYTGMYAGCVDGADGSRRGPRSRRLFSHYTCATDTQNIRKVFKDVRDSVLARYLDEINLL; encoded by the exons ATGGCCCGCTCGCTGACCTGGCGCTGCTGCCCGTGGTGCCTGACGGAGGATGAGAAGGCGGCCGCCCGCATCGACCAGGAGATCAACAGGATCCTCCTGGAGCAGAAGAAACGGGACCGTGGGGAGCTGAAGCTCTTGCTGCTGG GGCCCGGCGAGAGTGGGAAGAGCACGTTCATCAAGCAGATGCGGATCATCCACGGGGCGGGCTACTCGGAGGAGGACCGCAAGGGCTTCCGGCCCCTCGTCTACCAGAACATCTTCGTCTCCATGCGGGCCATGATCGAGGCCATGGACCGGCTGCAGATCCCTTTCAGCAGGCCTGAGAGCAGC CACTATGCCAGTGTGGTCATGAGCCAGGACCCCTACAAGGTGACCACTTTCGAGAAGCACTACGCCGTGGCCATACAGTGGCTGTGGAGGGACGCCGGTATCCGGGCCTGCTACGAGCGCCGCCGAGAGTTCCACCTGCTTGATTCAGCTGTGTA CTACCTGTCCCACCTGGAGCGCATCACTGAGGAGGGCTACATCCCCACAGCCCAGGACGTGCTCCGAAGCCGCATGCCTACCACTGGCATCAATGAGTACTGCTTCTCCGTGCAGAAGACCAACCTGCG GATCGTGGACGTCGGGGGCCAGAAGTCAGAACGCAAGAAGTGGATCCACTGCTTCGAGAACGTGATCGCCCTCATCTACCTGGCCTCGCTGAGTGAATACGACCAGTGTCTGGAGGAGAACAACCAGGAG AACCGAATGAAGGAGAGCCTGGCCCTGTTCGGCACCATCCTGGAACTGCCCTGGTTCAAAAGCACATCTGTTATCCTCTTCCTCAACAAAACTGACATCCTCGAGGAGAAgatccccacctcccacctggcCACCTACTTCCCCAGTTTCCAGG GCCCGAAGCAGGACGCGGAGGCAGCCAAGAGGTTCATCCTGGACATGTACACCGGCATGTACGCGGGCTGCGTGGACGGCGCGGACGGGAGCAGGAGGGGGCCGCGCTCCCGGCGCCTCTTCAGCCACTACACGTGCGCCACGGACACGCAGAACATCCGCAAGGTCTTCAAGGACGTGCGGGACTCGGTCCTGGCCCGCTACCTGGACGAGATCAACCTGCTGTGA
- the S1PR4 gene encoding sphingosine 1-phosphate receptor 4 — protein MNSTGSPPGAPESCQQLAASGHSRLIVLHYNHSGRLAGRGGPEEASLGVLRGVFVAVSCLVVLENLVVLVAIATHMRSRRWVYYCLVNITLSDLLAGVAYLANVLLSGARTFHLRPAHWFLREGLLFTALAASTFSLLFTAAERFATMVRPVAERGASKRGRVYGLIGLCWLLAGLLGLLPLLGWNCVCAFARCSSLLPLYSKAYILFCVGVFACILAAVTALYGAIFRVVRANGQKAPRSPARRKARRLLKTVLMILVAFVLCWGPLFGLLLADVFSSTDWAQQYLRGMDWILALAVLNSAVNPVIYSFRSREVCQAVLAFLCCGCLRLGLRGPQDCLAQVGEAHSAASTTDSSLRPRDSFRGSRSLSFRMREPLTSISSVRSV, from the coding sequence ATGAACAGCACGGGGTCCCCGCCAGGGGCCCCCGAGTCCTGCCAGCAGCTGGCGGCCAGCGGGCACAGCCGGCTCATCGTCCTGCACTACAACCACTCGGGCCGACTGGCCGGGCGGGGGGGCCCGGAGGAGGCGAGCCTGGGGGTCCTGCGGGGGGTCTTCGTAGCCGTGAGCTGCCTGGTGGTGCTGGAGAACCTCGTGGTGCTGGTGGCCATCGCGACGCACATGCGCTCGCGGCGCTGGGTCTACTACTGCCTGGTCAACATCACGCTCAGTGACCTGCTCGCCGGCGTCGCCTACCTGGCCAACGTGCTGCTGTCGGGCGCGCGCACCTTCCACCTGCGCCCGGCGCACTGGTTCCTGCGCGAGGGGCTGCTCTTCACGGCGCTGGCCGCGTCCACCTTCAGCCTCCTGTTCACGGCGGCCGAGCGCTTCGCCACCATGGTGCGGCCGGTGGCCGAGCGCGGGGCCAGCAAGCGCGGCCGCGTGTACGGCCTCATCGGGCTGTGCTGGCTGCTGGCCggcctgctggggctgctgccGCTGCTGGGCTGGAACTGCGTGTGCGCCTTCGCGCGCTGCTCCAGCCTCCTGCCGCTCTACTCCAAGGCCTACATCCTCTTCTGCGTGGGCGTCTTCGCCTGCATCCTGGCGGCCGTCACCGCGCTCTACGGGGCCATCTTCCGCGTGGTGCGCGCCAACGGCCAGAAGGCGCCGCGCTCGCCGGCCCGCCGCAAGGCCCGCCGGCTGCTCAAGACGGTGCTCATGATCCTGGTGGCCTTCGTGCTGTGCTGGGGCCCGCTCTTCGGCCTGCTGCTGGCCGACGTGTTCAGCTCCACCGACTGGGCGCAGCAGTACCTGCGCGGCATGGACTGGATCCTGGCGCTGGCCGTGCTCAACTCGGCCGTGAACCCGGTCATCTACTCCTTCCGCAGCAGGGAGGTGTGCCAGGCCGTGCTGGCCTTCCTCTGCTGCGGCTGCCTCCGGCTGGGCCTGCGCGGGCCCCAGGACTGCCTGGCCCAGGTGGGCGAGGCCCACTCCGCAGCCTCCACCACGGACAGCTCGCTCAGGCCCCGCGACAGCTTTCGGGGCTCGCGGTCGCTCAGCTTCCGGATGCGAGAGCCCCTGACCAGCATCTCCAGCGTGCGGAGCGTCTGA